The Paenibacillus macerans genome includes a window with the following:
- a CDS encoding cache domain-containing sensor histidine kinase: MQIWRSLKKYIHDLNFQTKIKLAFLLISMIPVIVLGSFCFSETRSLLINQSKSDLNAALNQSALTLNSQLEAYNKIVNFLRFNREIVNAANHTYTSTFEMYDTFVNVIDQNFYTARNLNTSIEQLTLYTGSNLHQHGQTVHPIDEIKNTDWYPQVMNSTNVLWFSDNDKIFSVTRILNTKERNPKDNILYACINYESLMQPFETLEAQGAKLLVLDGDGQAVYSSEQEYPASLFTEPSVEELDWNGEKNTVLHSSISTSGWTVFLYKPTDLITNSAWRIVSTVLLMIIACIAAVAVAGSLFSRKFISRIQHLRNNMKTVEEGSLEVTVYSDSKDEIGDLIRGFGNMVFKTEDLINKVYREEIARKEYEMKALQAQINPHFLYNSLSLINWRALRIHATDISEMAQLLSTFYRTTLNKGDNMILVANEILNVQSYMKIQLIMHSNSFDVEYQIDEAILAYHMPNLMLQPLVENAIIHGIENRGKGGEIKLSGRLEDGCIVFQVEDNGIGIEPERLAQLLESKPTGYGLKNVHDRTKVMYGPEYGLSIQSEVNQGTRVTLKFPVNKH, encoded by the coding sequence ATGCAAATCTGGCGATCTCTCAAGAAGTATATCCATGACTTGAACTTTCAGACGAAAATCAAACTCGCCTTTTTGCTAATCAGCATGATTCCGGTCATCGTACTGGGGAGCTTCTGTTTCTCGGAGACAAGATCGCTGCTCATCAATCAGTCGAAATCCGATTTGAACGCCGCCCTGAATCAAAGCGCTTTAACCCTTAACAGTCAACTGGAAGCGTACAATAAAATCGTAAACTTTCTGAGATTCAATCGGGAAATCGTAAATGCCGCCAATCATACGTATACCAGTACTTTTGAAATGTACGACACTTTCGTCAACGTGATCGATCAGAATTTCTATACCGCACGCAATTTGAACACAAGCATCGAACAGCTTACGCTATATACGGGAAGCAATCTCCATCAGCATGGGCAAACGGTACACCCTATTGATGAAATCAAGAATACTGACTGGTATCCGCAGGTCATGAACTCCACCAATGTATTGTGGTTTTCTGACAACGATAAAATTTTTAGCGTCACCCGGATTCTTAATACGAAAGAGAGAAACCCGAAAGATAATATTTTGTATGCTTGCATCAACTATGAGAGTCTTATGCAGCCTTTTGAAACGTTGGAGGCTCAGGGAGCGAAGCTCCTTGTATTGGATGGTGATGGGCAAGCTGTCTATTCCTCGGAACAAGAGTACCCTGCTTCTCTTTTCACGGAACCGTCCGTAGAGGAATTGGATTGGAATGGAGAGAAAAATACCGTACTGCATTCAAGCATTTCTACCTCAGGGTGGACGGTATTCCTGTACAAACCTACAGATCTGATTACCAATTCAGCCTGGCGGATCGTCTCGACCGTTCTGCTCATGATTATAGCCTGCATAGCCGCTGTAGCTGTAGCTGGCTCCCTGTTCTCGCGCAAATTTATATCCAGGATTCAGCATCTGCGAAATAATATGAAGACGGTTGAGGAAGGATCGTTGGAAGTGACTGTATATAGTGACTCCAAGGATGAGATCGGGGATCTGATCCGGGGCTTCGGAAACATGGTCTTCAAAACGGAGGACTTGATCAATAAAGTGTACCGAGAAGAAATAGCGCGTAAGGAATACGAAATGAAAGCTCTGCAGGCCCAGATCAATCCTCATTTCCTCTACAACTCGCTCTCGCTGATCAATTGGCGTGCGCTGCGGATCCATGCAACCGACATTAGCGAAATGGCCCAACTCTTATCTACGTTTTATCGCACGACGCTCAATAAGGGCGACAATATGATACTGGTAGCGAATGAGATTTTAAATGTGCAGTCGTATATGAAGATCCAATTGATTATGCACAGCAACAGCTTCGATGTAGAGTATCAAATAGACGAAGCCATTCTCGCCTATCATATGCCTAACCTGATGCTTCAGCCGCTTGTGGAGAATGCGATAATTCATGGAATCGAAAACAGGGGCAAGGGTGGAGAGATTAAACTATCGGGCAGATTGGAGGATGGTTGTATCGTTTTTCAGGTAGAAGACAATGGAATCGGTATAGAACCGGAACGCCTTGCTCAATTGCTTGAATCCAAACCTACAGGCTATGGACTTAAAAATGTGCATGATCGTACAAAAGTGATGTACGGCCCGGAATACGGATTATCGATACAAAGTGAAGTGAATCAGGGGACCAGGGTTACGCTAAAATTTCCGGTAAACAAACACTGA
- a CDS encoding helix-turn-helix transcriptional regulator: protein MKIDRLIAIIVILLEHEVISARELAEKLEVSRRTIYRDIDTLTFAGLPIFTHQGATGGVGLMKSYKVDKKLFTRADVQTLVTSLKSYKQLFNHKEIVHVLEKLSAIGHEGGTPIPEGKFVVDLSLNQGNESLRTLLSHVETALNEDRCLIFDYVDKAGHVSSRKVEPYRVVFKESSWYLQGYCVEKRDYRIFKLARMSKLEVSRETFVPRDFSPLPMDGADWMNQDWISVTIRIDRSMMDKVIERFGEGNVIKVEENTCLAAYPIIPNEFGYDKLLAFGDKCEIVGPSEVREGFRQYVGRILAKYEQ, encoded by the coding sequence ATGAAAATAGACCGTTTAATTGCGATAATCGTCATATTGTTGGAACACGAGGTTATCAGTGCGCGGGAACTGGCCGAGAAACTTGAGGTTAGCAGACGAACCATCTACCGCGATATCGATACATTGACGTTTGCCGGGCTGCCCATCTTCACCCATCAAGGAGCAACGGGCGGCGTTGGCCTGATGAAATCGTATAAAGTGGACAAAAAATTATTCACGCGTGCAGACGTTCAAACACTGGTAACCAGTTTAAAAAGCTATAAGCAGCTGTTTAATCATAAGGAAATTGTCCATGTCCTGGAGAAATTGAGCGCTATTGGTCATGAAGGCGGGACACCGATTCCGGAAGGAAAATTTGTTGTCGATTTATCGTTGAATCAGGGAAATGAATCGTTGCGCACGCTGCTGAGCCATGTGGAAACGGCCTTGAATGAAGATCGCTGCCTGATCTTTGATTATGTTGATAAGGCGGGCCATGTAAGTTCCCGAAAAGTCGAACCTTACCGGGTCGTATTCAAAGAAAGCAGCTGGTATCTGCAAGGTTATTGTGTTGAAAAAAGGGATTACCGGATATTCAAATTGGCTCGTATGAGCAAATTGGAAGTTTCTCGGGAAACTTTTGTGCCGCGGGATTTTTCACCGCTTCCGATGGATGGAGCGGATTGGATGAATCAAGATTGGATTTCGGTTACGATCCGTATTGACCGCTCTATGATGGACAAAGTGATTGAGCGATTTGGCGAAGGAAATGTAATCAAGGTAGAGGAAAATACTTGCTTGGCTGCGTATCCTATCATTCCTAATGAATTTGGTTACGACAAGCTGCTCGCTTTTGGGGATAAATGCGAAATTGTGGGGCCATCCGAAGTGCGGGAGGGTTTTCGGCAATACGTTGGGAGGATTCTGGCAAAGTACGAGCAATAA
- a CDS encoding putative holin-like toxin — MTVYEALSLMLAFGMFVIAVLSFHKRK; from the coding sequence ATGACAGTATATGAAGCATTATCCTTGATGCTCGCATTCGGCATGTTTGTGATTGCCGTGCTGTCTTTCCATAAACGAAAATGA
- a CDS encoding EVE domain-containing protein, which yields MIDKSPDLGFAGNDITKGSRYWIGVVSASHVSRGVREGIAQTCHGKARPLGRMRPGDWLIYYSPRTEMKGGEVLQAFTAIGQVADDIVYPFKMSDDFIPYRRNMHYFPCRTVKIAALLDKLTFTKGKRNWGYSFRFGQFEISREDFLTIANEMLGNGGVER from the coding sequence ATGATCGACAAGTCACCTGATTTGGGGTTTGCCGGGAACGATATAACTAAAGGGAGCCGCTATTGGATTGGCGTAGTCTCCGCATCGCATGTCAGCCGCGGGGTTAGGGAAGGGATCGCCCAGACTTGCCATGGGAAAGCCCGCCCGCTCGGAAGAATGCGGCCAGGCGATTGGCTCATCTATTACTCGCCGCGGACAGAGATGAAGGGCGGGGAAGTTCTGCAGGCGTTTACGGCGATTGGCCAGGTGGCAGACGATATCGTATATCCATTTAAAATGAGCGATGACTTTATTCCATATCGCCGGAATATGCATTATTTCCCCTGCCGCACCGTTAAAATTGCCGCTCTGTTGGACAAGCTTACGTTCACTAAGGGGAAACGCAACTGGGGATACTCCTTTCGCTTCGGACAATTCGAAATCAGCCGCGAAGATTTTCTGACCATAGCTAATGAGATGCTGGGGAACGGTGGAGTTGAACGCTGA
- a CDS encoding putative holin-like toxin — protein sequence MAIKDTLMIMISFGALIIALLTLVVAIIVAINQNIKK from the coding sequence GTGGCGATTAAAGACACTTTGATGATCATGATCAGTTTTGGCGCGCTAATCATTGCGCTGTTGACGCTGGTTGTGGCCATTATCGTAGCGATTAATCAAAACATAAAGAAATAG
- a CDS encoding response regulator, whose protein sequence is MLTILVVDDHKEEREGIAFLIKELGLPLQLETADNGPKALDYLKRQSVDILFTDVRMPQMDGLQLTRQALELHPGLKVILFSGFAEFEYAKTALALGVSDYLLKPINVEAFQTTIKKVIDELTDRQQQDEASQMKQAYVKKHILFTLVNGIGEPPSMQGLWHDFPTYYEGMLLLEFEKNFFENADPEFEEFLLSLLDTPADYLNMNGCQSLLLFPEQSGVHSSISYQKLATRIHDHILMKYRATCYIGIKKGLTAIQDLSEILPELEQLMEYRFFLPDTFVFDTKNELLFSEQLFPDLSDTQIIEQIRSNIKDRNIFSLKANIELLYQKYLRQIQFSQLYVKHTFSTVYQSMMSSIKASEREIHLGIDKIYKADDLRDIKSIVWEGVVHLEHSFGNAEPAQNKDIMSIRQYIEDHFAEDLSLELLASRVYLSPHYLSSMFKKTTGCGINKYIKNVRMQKAKELLTNTHLKISDVCSAVGYRNISYFCQNFRDFYGHTPEKFRQYNQGDLESVED, encoded by the coding sequence ATTACTTGAAGCGGCAATCCGTCGACATCTTGTTTACCGATGTAAGGATGCCGCAGATGGACGGTCTGCAGCTAACGAGACAGGCTCTGGAGCTTCACCCCGGGCTCAAGGTCATTCTGTTCAGCGGCTTCGCTGAATTCGAATATGCCAAGACGGCTTTAGCTTTGGGAGTCTCCGATTATCTGCTCAAGCCGATCAATGTCGAAGCTTTCCAAACGACGATAAAAAAAGTGATAGACGAATTGACTGACCGGCAGCAGCAGGACGAAGCCTCGCAGATGAAACAGGCTTATGTAAAGAAACATATTCTCTTTACCTTGGTTAACGGCATCGGGGAACCGCCGTCCATGCAAGGATTGTGGCATGACTTCCCTACCTACTATGAAGGAATGCTCCTGCTGGAATTCGAGAAAAATTTCTTTGAGAACGCTGATCCGGAATTCGAGGAATTTCTGCTCTCCCTGCTCGATACCCCAGCCGACTATTTAAACATGAACGGCTGCCAGAGTCTGCTGCTGTTCCCTGAGCAAAGCGGTGTTCATTCAAGTATTTCCTATCAAAAGCTGGCAACGCGTATTCATGATCATATTTTGATGAAATATAGAGCAACCTGTTACATTGGCATTAAAAAAGGGTTAACCGCCATACAGGACCTGTCCGAGATTCTGCCGGAATTGGAGCAATTGATGGAATACCGCTTCTTCCTGCCGGATACCTTCGTGTTTGACACGAAGAATGAACTTCTGTTCTCCGAGCAGCTATTTCCCGACCTGTCCGACACCCAGATTATTGAACAAATCCGCAGCAATATAAAGGACAGAAATATTTTTAGCTTGAAAGCCAACATAGAGTTGCTCTATCAGAAATACTTAAGACAGATTCAGTTTTCGCAATTGTATGTCAAGCATACCTTTTCAACGGTATATCAAAGTATGATGTCTTCCATAAAAGCATCGGAGCGGGAAATCCATCTGGGGATTGATAAAATATATAAAGCTGACGATTTGAGAGATATCAAGAGCATTGTTTGGGAAGGAGTCGTCCACCTTGAACACAGCTTCGGGAATGCGGAGCCTGCCCAGAATAAGGATATCATGTCTATAAGACAGTATATTGAGGATCATTTCGCCGAGGATCTGAGTCTGGAGCTTCTTGCCTCGAGAGTATATTTGTCCCCCCATTATTTAAGCTCGATGTTCAAGAAAACGACCGGCTGCGGGATCAACAAGTACATTAAAAACGTACGCATGCAGAAGGCAAAGGAACTGCTGACAAACACCCATTTGAAGATATCCGATGTATGTAGCGCTGTGGGTTACCGCAACATCTCTTACTTCTGTCAGAATTTCCGGGATTTCTATGGCCATACCCCCGAGAAATTCAGACAGTATAACCAAGGTGACCTTGAATCCGTGGAGGACTAA
- a CDS encoding NAD(P)-dependent oxidoreductase gives MRENIGFIGLGLLGLPVAANLLQAGYALTVYNRTADKAEPLVAQGAVQAARPADAVTAGGIVVTLVWDDEALESVVRSEDFLERLGPGGIHVSMSTVSPDTGRKLADLHARHGSVYVEAPVFGRPEAAAARQLWIPVAGPQEAKERLRPVLEAMGARGIFDFGEEAGTAVLVKLIGNFLIVSAARSLEEALGIAERSGVDPKAAVDMLTSTLFPAPIYQTYGQMIAEKTATISQSKIPQKDVGLFLAAAQNAQFPAPLAGLLLDMLEGGDRSRQ, from the coding sequence ATGAGAGAAAACATTGGATTTATCGGACTCGGCCTGCTCGGGCTGCCCGTCGCAGCCAATCTGCTCCAAGCGGGGTATGCGTTGACCGTATACAACCGCACCGCGGACAAAGCGGAGCCGCTCGTTGCCCAGGGCGCGGTACAGGCGGCCCGTCCCGCCGACGCCGTGACGGCCGGGGGCATCGTCGTCACCTTGGTGTGGGACGATGAAGCATTGGAAAGCGTCGTCAGAAGCGAGGACTTCCTGGAGCGTCTCGGGCCGGGCGGCATTCACGTGTCGATGAGCACAGTGTCACCGGATACGGGCAGGAAGCTGGCGGACTTGCACGCGCGGCACGGCTCCGTCTATGTCGAGGCACCCGTCTTCGGGCGGCCCGAGGCGGCCGCTGCCAGGCAGCTGTGGATTCCCGTAGCGGGTCCGCAGGAAGCGAAGGAGCGGTTGCGGCCGGTGCTGGAGGCGATGGGAGCCAGAGGGATTTTTGACTTCGGCGAAGAAGCCGGTACGGCCGTGCTCGTCAAGCTGATCGGTAACTTCCTCATTGTCTCCGCCGCACGCTCGCTGGAGGAAGCACTAGGAATAGCCGAGCGCAGCGGGGTCGATCCCAAAGCGGCGGTCGACATGCTTACGAGCACGCTGTTCCCCGCCCCAATCTATCAAACCTATGGCCAAATGATCGCCGAGAAGACGGCAACCATCTCCCAAAGTAAAATTCCGCAGAAGGATGTCGGCCTCTTCCTGGCGGCGGCGCAAAACGCGCAATTCCCCGCTCCGCTCGCCGGTCTGCTGCTCGATATGCTGGAAGGCGGAGATCGGAGCAGACAATAG
- a CDS encoding GyrI-like domain-containing protein: MSNFKIEKKASFRMIGFKTALTGAASVHSPYFSNQKTSFFKSTVDNGKMAALRPLAESLYGYAAVAMNHDTAFYYAGVQSSRPLPDGAEEVWFPESEYLVLSGGGGLSRLAFDKLEDQAFGTILTDTYEWEYSGAPVAEILLNGNPADAEVEVWVPVKRRNEQ; the protein is encoded by the coding sequence ATGAGCAACTTCAAAATTGAAAAAAAGGCATCTTTCCGTATGATCGGATTTAAAACCGCATTGACAGGCGCAGCAAGCGTCCACTCGCCGTATTTTTCCAACCAGAAGACTTCGTTTTTCAAAAGCACCGTAGACAACGGGAAAATGGCGGCATTGCGTCCATTGGCAGAAAGCCTCTACGGTTACGCTGCCGTGGCCATGAATCACGACACTGCGTTTTATTATGCCGGCGTCCAATCTTCCCGGCCCTTGCCGGACGGGGCAGAAGAAGTATGGTTCCCGGAAAGCGAATATTTGGTTCTATCGGGCGGCGGCGGTTTGTCGCGCCTGGCTTTTGATAAACTGGAGGATCAGGCTTTTGGGACCATCTTAACGGATACTTATGAGTGGGAATATTCCGGCGCTCCAGTCGCAGAAATTTTGCTTAACGGAAATCCGGCAGACGCAGAAGTGGAAGTATGGGTGCCTGTAAAGAGACGTAATGAGCAGTAG
- a CDS encoding HEAT repeat domain-containing protein gives MNHEETDLSPAFRSAGSFIAALEQNPNHDWDDLKKDYPQGQNNNNESNAADLQSIEQINHMLQTPDLDDDVRCQYIYSVLALTPYNHLDTLLKFLDDEDMYVQERACDILGYHKYLPAKEKLKELSEHGMHNGKLAAKRALARLGEG, from the coding sequence TTGAATCATGAAGAAACCGATCTTTCTCCTGCTTTTAGGAGCGCCGGCTCTTTTATTGCTGCATTGGAACAAAATCCGAATCACGACTGGGACGATCTGAAAAAAGATTATCCGCAAGGTCAAAATAACAATAACGAGTCGAACGCTGCTGACCTTCAAAGTATTGAGCAAATCAATCATATGCTGCAAACCCCCGATTTGGACGATGATGTAAGATGCCAGTATATTTACAGTGTTTTGGCGTTAACGCCGTATAACCACTTGGATACTCTGCTGAAGTTTTTGGATGACGAGGATATGTATGTGCAAGAACGGGCATGCGACATTTTGGGTTATCACAAATATTTGCCGGCTAAAGAGAAATTAAAAGAGCTCTCAGAACATGGAATGCATAATGGAAAACTTGCCGCCAAGCGCGCGCTGGCCCGATTAGGGGAAGGGTAG
- a CDS encoding putative holin-like toxin — protein MAIKDTLMIMISFAALIIALLTLVVAIIVALNQNTKK, from the coding sequence GTGGCGATTAAAGACACTTTGATGATCATGATCAGTTTTGCCGCGCTAATCATTGCGCTGTTGACGCTGGTTGTGGCCATTATCGTAGCGCTTAATCAAAACACAAAGAAATAG
- a CDS encoding phosphatase PAP2 family protein — MFVQDNEIRHFDQVIASWIQHWETPALTVFMKFFTTIGGSLPLILVIITAMAVLYTVLGHRGELVFLAGVMLGSTVLNWALKTLFHRARPVIHRIIEAEGYSFPSGHSMAAFSFYGALAFLIWRHVPASLGRSLMIVLSTLFILAIGISRIYLGVHYPSDVLGGYFVSGCWLTASILWYKKNVLDRTP; from the coding sequence TTGTTCGTACAAGACAACGAAATACGCCATTTCGATCAGGTTATCGCCTCGTGGATTCAGCATTGGGAGACCCCGGCTTTGACGGTGTTTATGAAGTTTTTTACGACGATCGGCGGGAGTCTGCCGCTGATTCTTGTGATTATCACGGCCATGGCAGTTTTATATACCGTCCTGGGGCACCGGGGAGAACTTGTCTTCTTGGCCGGTGTTATGCTTGGTTCAACCGTACTGAACTGGGCACTAAAAACGCTGTTTCATCGCGCACGCCCCGTCATTCACCGGATTATCGAAGCTGAAGGCTACAGCTTCCCGAGCGGACACTCCATGGCCGCGTTCAGTTTTTACGGCGCCCTTGCTTTTCTGATTTGGAGACATGTACCCGCTTCATTGGGCCGCTCGCTGATGATCGTTCTGAGTACCCTGTTTATTTTGGCCATCGGAATCAGCCGAATTTATTTAGGGGTGCATTACCCGAGCGATGTCCTCGGAGGTTATTTCGTTAGCGGGTGCTGGTTGACTGCGAGTATTTTGTGGTATAAGAAAAACGTACTCGATCGTACTCCCTAA
- a CDS encoding MerR family transcriptional regulator, whose product MDRMRIGELTKRAGVTQRTVRYYESIGLLPSGEREGNGHHYYTEETVARLRKIDQLKKLGLSLEEIRDVIELYFTDPSGVQPKRKVLGLLRQHLADTDEKLEALGQFRADLQSHIERFERWLETNDRA is encoded by the coding sequence ATGGACCGTATGCGTATCGGCGAGTTGACAAAACGTGCCGGGGTAACCCAGCGCACGGTCCGTTATTACGAGAGCATCGGACTGCTTCCTTCAGGCGAGCGCGAGGGCAACGGTCATCACTATTACACGGAAGAAACGGTCGCCCGTCTGCGGAAGATCGATCAGTTGAAGAAACTGGGCTTAAGCCTTGAGGAAATTCGGGACGTAATCGAGCTCTATTTCACGGACCCTAGCGGAGTTCAGCCGAAGCGGAAGGTTCTTGGCCTGCTGCGCCAGCATCTGGCCGACACGGACGAGAAGCTCGAAGCACTGGGGCAGTTCCGCGCCGATCTGCAGTCCCATATCGAACGCTTCGAGCGGTGGCTCGAGACCAATGATCGAGCCTAA